Proteins encoded within one genomic window of Candidatus Zixiibacteriota bacterium:
- a CDS encoding PBP1A family penicillin-binding protein has protein sequence MTRTIDQRRFTRNRFRNSIIVLALLLVVLGVIIGSRVYSTYQTGLPSFEQLHNIEPSLKTKVYDRNGVILKEFFTENRVLTPYKDMPPHLIDMLVASEDREFYDHWGINLRRVGIVAISNIVKMRAAAGASTITQQLARMLFLDRQKTMERKIKEALTAIKLERTYSKEEILEMYLNQYYFSRGAYGVAAAARQFFSKEVGDLDLLDCATLIGVLPAPNVNSPFINPEKALRARNRVLYSYYDEGKISRDLFDSLKAEPMHINPPREDIGIAPYFTETVRQYLYDKYGEKELYSGGLEVYTTLDADLQKAAEEAVYKKVDSLRARIERLYGHGHPAYMETLPDTVDENGDSIKVLKKVQGAFAAIDNATGGVLAMVGGRSFEESKFNRAVQADLQPGSAFKPFIYTACIDNGFRTTDIIDDNPIVLEIPGAKDWRPHNFDDKFKGPITLRDGLRMSRNLVAIKLLLKIQPEQAIFYARRMGITTPLPPVASLAIGTGLVKLIELVSAYTVFPNQGIHIPYRYVTRIVDRYGRVLEDNRSVQREEVLSAQTAYIMVDLMQSVVNGGTGQRARWMGFNQPAGGKTGTSDNFCDNWFVGYTKYITAGAWVGFDSKTSLGKNQDGAKNGVPIWTEFMIHAHDSLPIAGFDEPDGIVHLDVCLESGELATDRCIEVRNEVFLADNCPTKPCHLHPSAATGLGNVLRDEPVVPADTSDDRRHF, from the coding sequence ATGACACGAACCATAGATCAGCGGCGTTTTACCCGTAACCGTTTTCGCAACAGCATTATCGTACTGGCCCTGCTGCTGGTCGTGCTGGGCGTAATAATCGGCAGCCGTGTTTATTCCACATATCAGACCGGTTTGCCTTCGTTTGAACAATTACATAACATAGAACCCAGCCTTAAAACCAAGGTCTATGACCGTAACGGTGTGATCCTCAAAGAGTTTTTCACCGAGAATCGAGTCCTGACTCCTTATAAGGACATGCCGCCGCACCTGATCGATATGCTGGTGGCCTCTGAGGATCGGGAATTTTACGATCATTGGGGTATCAATCTGCGCCGTGTCGGTATCGTTGCAATATCTAATATAGTCAAAATGCGCGCGGCTGCGGGAGCTTCGACTATCACCCAGCAGCTTGCCCGAATGTTATTCCTGGATCGCCAGAAAACGATGGAGCGGAAAATCAAGGAAGCCCTCACCGCGATCAAGCTCGAACGGACTTACTCCAAGGAAGAAATACTGGAAATGTATCTCAACCAGTATTATTTCAGTCGTGGAGCTTACGGTGTAGCGGCGGCAGCGCGGCAGTTTTTCAGCAAAGAGGTGGGTGACCTGGACCTGCTCGACTGCGCTACATTGATCGGGGTTCTCCCGGCTCCAAACGTCAACTCTCCCTTTATCAATCCCGAAAAAGCACTCCGGGCGCGCAACCGTGTGCTCTATTCATATTATGATGAAGGCAAAATCAGTCGCGATCTGTTTGACTCCCTCAAAGCAGAGCCGATGCATATCAATCCTCCCAGGGAGGATATCGGTATCGCACCGTATTTTACGGAGACGGTGCGTCAGTATTTGTACGATAAATACGGGGAGAAGGAACTCTATTCGGGTGGACTGGAGGTTTATACCACCCTTGATGCCGACCTCCAGAAAGCGGCTGAAGAGGCCGTGTATAAGAAAGTCGATTCGCTTCGGGCGCGAATCGAACGGCTCTACGGCCATGGCCACCCCGCTTATATGGAAACTTTGCCCGATACCGTCGATGAAAACGGCGACTCGATCAAGGTGCTCAAGAAAGTCCAGGGAGCGTTTGCCGCTATTGATAATGCTACCGGCGGCGTACTGGCCATGGTCGGGGGAAGATCATTCGAAGAATCGAAATTCAATCGAGCGGTTCAGGCGGACTTGCAACCGGGCTCGGCATTCAAACCGTTTATTTACACGGCCTGTATCGACAATGGCTTCCGGACCACCGATATCATCGATGACAACCCCATCGTACTTGAAATACCCGGCGCCAAAGACTGGCGACCACACAATTTCGATGACAAGTTCAAAGGTCCGATTACCTTACGCGATGGCCTGCGGATGTCGCGCAACCTGGTCGCTATCAAGCTCTTGTTAAAGATTCAGCCGGAACAGGCGATCTTCTATGCTCGTCGTATGGGAATCACCACCCCGCTGCCGCCGGTCGCTTCACTCGCTATCGGGACAGGTCTGGTTAAATTGATCGAACTGGTCAGCGCTTACACTGTTTTCCCCAACCAGGGGATCCACATCCCCTATCGCTATGTAACGCGAATCGTTGACCGTTATGGTCGCGTTCTCGAAGATAACCGTTCGGTGCAGCGAGAGGAAGTCCTCTCGGCGCAGACGGCCTATATTATGGTTGATCTGATGCAGTCAGTCGTGAACGGCGGTACCGGTCAGCGGGCACGCTGGATGGGCTTTAATCAACCGGCGGGCGGTAAGACCGGCACCAGCGACAATTTCTGCGACAACTGGTTTGTTGGATATACCAAATACATTACCGCCGGGGCCTGGGTTGGATTCGATTCTAAAACCTCACTGGGCAAGAACCAGGACGGTGCGAAAAACGGAGTTCCGATCTGGACCGAGTTCATGATCCATGCTCACGATTCACTTCCGATTGCCGGGTTTGACGAGCCAGATGGAATTGTCCATCTTGATGTCTGTCTGGAATCCGGTGAACTGGCCACCGACCGCTGTATTGAAGTCCGTAACGAGGTTTTTCTGGCCGACAACTGTCCGACCAAGCCGTGTCATTTGCATCCTTCAGCCGCGACTGGCCTGGGTAACGTACTTCGAGATGAACCGGTAGTTCCGGCCGACACCAGCGACGACCGGCGTCATTTCTAA
- the tsaA gene encoding tRNA (N6-threonylcarbamoyladenosine(37)-N6)-methyltransferase TrmO, whose translation MEFKPIGIIHTPFTDRANMPIQPSGGAGVEGTIELFEEYREGLKDLDGFSHITLLFHFHKSDSYKLLVVPYLDTELRGVFATRAPRRPNPIGLSTVELIRIEDCTLHIRNLDMLDGTPLLDIKPYVPDFDRQTEVRSGWLEEARKQARTKRSDGRFR comes from the coding sequence ATGGAATTCAAACCAATTGGTATCATCCACACACCGTTCACGGATCGGGCGAACATGCCGATTCAACCCTCGGGCGGAGCCGGAGTGGAGGGGACGATCGAGCTATTCGAGGAATACCGGGAAGGGTTGAAAGATCTCGACGGCTTTTCACATATCACGCTGCTGTTTCACTTCCATAAAAGCGATTCTTACAAGCTGCTGGTGGTGCCTTATCTCGATACGGAACTGCGAGGTGTGTTTGCCACACGTGCACCGCGCCGGCCAAATCCGATTGGATTGTCCACGGTGGAATTGATCCGGATCGAGGACTGCACCCTGCACATCCGCAATTTGGATATGCTCGACGGCACGCCGCTGCTGGATATCAAACCCTACGTGCCGGATTTCGACCGCCAGACCGAAGTCCGCTCCGGCTGGCTGGAGGAGGCTCGCAAACAGGCGCGGACAAAGCGCTCCGACGGGCGGTTCAGGTAG
- a CDS encoding class I SAM-dependent methyltransferase: MKNNKNRVYPVEKADELDSFLRRLFHNPKRILRSYLGTGMTALDLGCGIGYFTLPMAQMVGETGKVVAVDIQDGMLQRVKNRIDGTELEPRVVLHLCNERSLNYEHPVDFVLAFHVMHEIPNQPAALAEIASILQPGGQALIVEPPFHVSKADFAAMIENAHKVGLESSRGPRMIFDKTVVFTRV; this comes from the coding sequence GTGAAAAATAATAAGAACCGGGTATACCCGGTTGAAAAGGCGGATGAGTTGGACAGTTTCCTACGGCGCTTGTTTCATAATCCAAAACGTATCCTGCGATCCTATCTAGGTACCGGTATGACGGCGCTCGATCTCGGCTGCGGGATTGGGTATTTTACTTTGCCGATGGCTCAAATGGTGGGAGAAACGGGGAAGGTGGTAGCCGTAGACATACAAGATGGAATGCTGCAACGGGTGAAGAACAGGATTGACGGAACCGAACTGGAGCCGCGAGTCGTTTTGCACCTGTGCAACGAGAGAAGTTTGAATTATGAACATCCAGTCGATTTCGTGCTGGCCTTTCATGTAATGCATGAGATACCGAATCAACCGGCGGCTCTGGCGGAGATCGCTTCAATTCTGCAACCGGGCGGACAAGCACTTATTGTGGAGCCACCTTTTCATGTCTCGAAAGCCGATTTCGCGGCTATGATTGAAAACGCTCATAAAGTCGGTCTGGAGTCTTCACGCGGTCCCCGGATGATCTTTGATAAGACCGTAGTGTTTACCCGAGTTTAG
- a CDS encoding carbohydrate binding family 9 domain-containing protein: MSYFRTALPQGILGILVGILLFATLSQAAFEPQYSPKMIAVFSEEAVKVDGQLNDRAWEKAARGYGFVERYPGDMVEPDVKTEVLLTYDTDNLYVAFICYDDPSQIRATMCQRDQFSSNDAVSLYIDTYGEASWAYQFKVNPYGVQSDRMWTAVHGTDSGFDVVWESAATVTDSGYQVELAVPFSSIRFPDRDVQSWKIDFWRERPRESYKQYSWSAYDRNDQCWVCQWGRLDGLKNVKPGRGLEFLQSLVANQVGERSDPEKALDESDIDGDLSLGAKYSLSSDITFEGTYNPDFSQIEADADQVDVNTTIALQYAERRPFFQEGSDIFRTLFNSFYTRTVNDPAFAVKGTGRMGTTNIGFLFAQDENSPYMIPLVEQSVMVNAGKSYISALRYSHTLGSGSSFGMILTDRRFDNDGSGTIMSVDGDLRISRNYRVIGQFIASHTKEPDNLSLTPGYGDWSFNDEEQTVALDGESYYGDAMILQVRRNSRAWNFTLNYDHTSPTYRTETGYDPWNDYRNLWFYTSYTYRYDNGLLEQLTPEANINQKWSYDGFDRNRGVTIGFNANLRLAQIYFGSDYSVYREVWGGVEFSDLWEFNLSAGSRPSDRYGFDLSFSRSRNVARWLVTIGNETDLAASMFIKPVDRITIEEDLSYSRSTHDVTGEELYDGYIARTRLQYQANKELSFRLVLQYNDFSRAWDVDPLLTYRIGSFSVLYLGSTLDYADFGGGEVYHPDGITTYYTDKWSLSQRQFFLKIQYLFQV, from the coding sequence ATGAGTTATTTCAGAACGGCACTACCGCAGGGCATATTGGGGATTCTTGTCGGTATTCTGCTGTTCGCGACTTTATCACAAGCGGCATTCGAACCACAGTACAGTCCCAAAATGATAGCGGTCTTCTCTGAGGAAGCTGTGAAAGTGGACGGACAACTGAACGACCGAGCCTGGGAGAAAGCCGCCCGAGGTTATGGATTCGTGGAACGTTATCCGGGAGATATGGTCGAGCCCGATGTCAAGACCGAGGTATTATTGACTTATGACACCGACAACTTATATGTGGCTTTTATCTGCTACGATGATCCCTCGCAGATCCGGGCTACTATGTGTCAACGTGACCAGTTCAGTTCGAATGATGCCGTCAGTTTGTATATAGACACTTACGGCGAAGCCTCCTGGGCTTACCAGTTCAAGGTCAATCCTTACGGTGTTCAGTCGGATAGAATGTGGACGGCGGTGCACGGTACCGATTCCGGTTTCGATGTAGTCTGGGAATCCGCTGCCACGGTGACCGATTCCGGTTATCAGGTCGAACTGGCAGTTCCGTTCAGTTCCATAAGATTTCCCGACCGGGATGTCCAAAGTTGGAAGATCGACTTCTGGCGCGAACGTCCGCGCGAGAGTTACAAGCAGTACTCATGGTCGGCTTATGACCGCAACGATCAATGCTGGGTTTGTCAATGGGGTCGTCTCGACGGGCTTAAGAATGTCAAGCCGGGTCGTGGTCTTGAGTTCCTTCAGAGTCTGGTAGCCAATCAGGTCGGTGAGCGGTCTGATCCTGAGAAAGCGCTGGATGAGAGCGATATCGACGGTGATCTGTCACTGGGAGCGAAATACTCGCTTTCGTCCGACATTACCTTCGAGGGTACGTACAATCCGGACTTCAGCCAGATCGAAGCCGATGCGGATCAGGTCGATGTCAATACGACTATCGCCTTGCAGTATGCTGAGCGGAGGCCGTTTTTCCAGGAAGGGAGCGATATATTCCGTACCCTGTTCAACTCGTTCTACACGCGTACCGTCAACGATCCGGCCTTTGCCGTCAAAGGGACCGGTCGCATGGGTACAACCAATATCGGTTTCCTTTTCGCACAGGATGAAAACTCTCCCTATATGATCCCGCTGGTTGAACAGAGTGTCATGGTTAATGCCGGGAAAAGTTATATCAGCGCATTGCGCTATTCACATACCCTGGGGAGTGGTTCCAGTTTTGGTATGATCCTGACCGACCGGAGATTCGATAACGATGGCTCGGGAACGATTATGTCGGTCGATGGCGACCTGCGGATATCCCGTAATTATCGTGTCATCGGTCAATTTATCGCCAGCCATACCAAGGAACCCGACAATCTTTCTTTGACTCCCGGCTACGGCGATTGGAGTTTTAACGACGAAGAACAAACCGTGGCCCTCGACGGTGAATCTTATTACGGCGACGCCATGATCCTGCAGGTCCGACGTAATTCACGAGCCTGGAATTTTACGCTAAATTATGATCATACCAGCCCCACTTATCGCACGGAAACAGGTTACGATCCATGGAATGATTACCGCAACCTCTGGTTTTACACCAGTTATACTTACAGGTATGACAACGGCCTTCTGGAACAACTCACACCGGAGGCAAACATCAATCAAAAATGGAGCTATGACGGTTTTGATCGCAATCGTGGCGTGACGATAGGTTTCAACGCCAACCTGCGTCTGGCACAGATTTATTTTGGGAGCGACTACAGTGTTTACCGCGAAGTCTGGGGAGGTGTTGAGTTCTCCGATCTCTGGGAGTTCAATCTGAGCGCCGGGAGTCGCCCCAGCGACCGCTATGGCTTCGACCTCAGCTTTTCCCGATCGCGCAATGTTGCCCGCTGGCTGGTGACGATCGGCAATGAGACCGATCTGGCGGCGTCGATGTTCATCAAGCCGGTTGATCGGATTACGATTGAAGAAGACCTGAGTTATTCCCGGAGTACGCACGATGTTACCGGTGAGGAACTTTACGACGGCTACATAGCCCGTACACGGCTGCAATACCAGGCCAATAAGGAGCTGTCGTTCCGTCTGGTTCTGCAGTACAACGACTTCAGCCGAGCCTGGGATGTTGATCCGTTGTTGACCTATCGGATCGGTTCGTTCTCGGTGTTATATCTGGGATCGACTCTCGACTATGCCGACTTCGGCGGCGGAGAAGTTTATCATCCTGACGGTATCACTACTTATTACACTGATAAATGGAGCTTGAGCCAGCGTCAGTTCTTTCTCAAGATTCAATATCTGTTCCAGGTCTAG
- a CDS encoding lectin like domain-containing protein, with the protein MTRTNIITILMTLIFASLAASAAADLPSSYDLRNVGGVNYVTSVKSQTGGTCWTHGTMAAIEGNLMITGLWQVAGDTGEPNLAEYHLDWWNGFNQNNNDDITPPTGAGLEVHQGGDYLVAAAYLTRGEGAVRDIDGQSYTEPPLRSDNSFHYYYPRDIVWMDAGENLSNIDVIKQAVIDYGVVGTCLMYGGYMDGLIQYQPSWTTDDPNHAVAIVGWNDNLNTPASNPGAWLCKNSWGSSWGYSGYFWISYYDKHCGHNEFMGAVSFQNVEPMAYDRIYYYDYHGWRSTKTDIQRALNHFYITEGGYVRAVSFYQATDTVSYTVNLYDSLDVEPSALRYTQSGDSYGRGFHTIDLTTPQTVANGELYIEVDLSDGGQPYDQTSDIPVLLGADYRTIVTSTAHPDESYYYQGGQWHDLWEDDPSANFCIKGLTETMISFEADTIWGWVPLDVNFTSETDLSVDSINWSFGDGGQIATSLDEVSHTFNQRGLFDVGATVHSGDSSFSAVQRYCIAALADTLWADSITVQEAEKVVVTVYGTNTLPLYQLKIPVSYSGDITLTLDSASKVGCRTEWFEELYWMQNDPTNRLATFRMTNALDGNAHQLEPGTGPLLKFYFSVSGELNNDAVTPIDLAGFSSYLPRFSTDRAIYKPGAIPGAVVYEDCCQGFRGNINADPNDVIDISDLVYLVTYMFAEGPEPTCWTEANISGDITGDMFHQIDVSDLVQLVDYMFNSGAQPADCPSYKSSTD; encoded by the coding sequence ATGACGAGAACTAACATCATTACCATCCTGATGACTTTGATCTTCGCTAGTCTGGCGGCCTCGGCAGCGGCTGATTTGCCGTCGAGCTACGATCTGCGCAACGTCGGCGGCGTCAATTATGTCACTTCCGTAAAATCCCAAACCGGCGGAACCTGCTGGACTCACGGTACCATGGCGGCAATCGAGGGGAACCTCATGATTACCGGTCTTTGGCAAGTTGCCGGTGATACGGGCGAACCCAATTTGGCTGAATACCATCTTGACTGGTGGAATGGTTTTAACCAGAACAACAATGACGACATCACTCCTCCTACCGGAGCCGGTTTGGAAGTTCACCAGGGTGGTGATTATCTGGTGGCTGCCGCTTATCTGACACGAGGCGAAGGCGCGGTTCGCGATATCGACGGTCAGAGTTACACCGAGCCCCCCCTACGCTCGGACAACAGCTTCCATTATTACTATCCCCGTGATATCGTTTGGATGGACGCAGGTGAGAATTTAAGTAATATCGATGTCATAAAACAGGCAGTAATAGATTACGGTGTTGTCGGGACCTGCCTGATGTACGGCGGGTATATGGATGGTTTGATTCAATATCAGCCATCCTGGACAACCGATGATCCCAACCACGCGGTAGCTATTGTCGGCTGGAACGATAACCTTAATACTCCGGCATCTAATCCCGGAGCCTGGCTGTGTAAAAACTCCTGGGGTTCCTCCTGGGGGTACAGTGGCTATTTCTGGATTTCTTATTACGACAAACACTGCGGACACAATGAGTTCATGGGAGCGGTATCGTTTCAAAACGTTGAACCGATGGCTTACGACCGGATCTACTACTACGATTATCATGGCTGGAGATCGACTAAAACCGACATCCAGCGTGCCTTGAACCATTTCTATATTACCGAGGGAGGCTATGTTCGAGCCGTTTCGTTCTACCAGGCGACGGATACGGTGAGCTACACGGTCAACCTGTACGATTCGTTGGATGTAGAACCCAGCGCTTTGCGTTACACCCAGTCCGGTGATTCTTATGGACGCGGTTTCCACACAATTGATCTGACTACCCCACAGACAGTTGCCAACGGTGAATTGTATATAGAGGTCGATCTTTCGGACGGTGGACAACCCTACGACCAGACCTCCGATATTCCGGTGTTGCTCGGCGCCGACTATCGAACTATCGTAACTTCAACCGCCCACCCGGATGAAAGTTACTACTATCAGGGCGGCCAATGGCACGACCTTTGGGAAGATGACCCCTCGGCTAACTTCTGTATCAAAGGCTTGACCGAGACGATGATCTCGTTTGAGGCGGATACTATCTGGGGTTGGGTTCCTTTGGATGTAAATTTCACTTCCGAAACCGACCTGTCGGTGGATTCGATCAACTGGTCGTTCGGCGACGGCGGCCAGATTGCCACCAGTCTTGATGAAGTTTCCCATACCTTCAATCAACGCGGCCTTTTCGATGTTGGTGCTACGGTACACTCCGGTGACTCGAGCTTTAGCGCTGTTCAGCGTTATTGCATTGCTGCTCTGGCCGACACTCTCTGGGCCGACAGCATAACCGTTCAAGAAGCAGAAAAAGTTGTCGTAACCGTATACGGGACTAATACTCTGCCTCTGTATCAGTTGAAAATCCCTGTCAGTTACAGCGGCGATATTACCCTCACACTCGATTCCGCTTCGAAAGTCGGATGTCGGACAGAATGGTTCGAAGAATTATACTGGATGCAAAACGACCCTACTAACCGGCTTGCGACCTTCCGTATGACGAACGCCCTTGACGGCAATGCCCATCAATTGGAGCCCGGCACCGGTCCTCTGCTCAAGTTCTACTTCTCAGTATCCGGTGAGTTGAACAATGATGCGGTCACCCCTATTGACCTGGCAGGTTTCTCGTCCTACCTGCCCCGTTTTTCGACCGATCGTGCCATATACAAACCTGGAGCGATTCCTGGCGCCGTGGTTTATGAAGACTGCTGTCAAGGTTTCCGTGGTAATATCAATGCCGATCCCAACGATGTCATTGACATTTCGGACCTTGTCTATCTCGTGACATATATGTTCGCTGAAGGCCCTGAGCCGACCTGCTGGACCGAAGCCAATATCAGCGGAGATATAACCGGCGACATGTTCCATCAGATAGACGTATCCGACCTTGTTCAATTGGTAGATTATATGTTTAACTCGGGAGCTCAGCCCGCGGATTGTCCGAGTTATAAGAGCAGTACGGACTAG
- a CDS encoding FKBP-type peptidyl-prolyl cis-trans isomerase: MRILRALGIISIIITIPLLTGCSQPKTAHRGDLVTIQAVGRTMDGVTFVTTTPATPWKFKIGSDEVLPGIDRAVDGMAEGESKTVDLEMQDAYGPRNEQAVATISREHLPSDIQLIVGKTLTFNPPDGQQQQFVVVAFTDDSVTLDGNHPLAGQTVQFDLKLIKIEPAGE, translated from the coding sequence ATGAGAATTTTACGCGCTCTTGGAATCATCTCAATAATTATCACCATCCCTTTATTAACCGGTTGTTCCCAACCAAAAACCGCCCACCGAGGTGATCTGGTAACAATTCAGGCGGTAGGCCGAACCATGGATGGAGTTACATTCGTTACCACTACTCCGGCTACTCCCTGGAAGTTCAAGATTGGCTCTGATGAAGTGCTTCCGGGAATCGATCGGGCCGTTGATGGAATGGCAGAAGGTGAATCCAAGACAGTTGATCTCGAAATGCAGGATGCCTACGGACCAAGAAATGAGCAGGCTGTGGCGACTATTTCCCGCGAGCATTTACCATCAGACATACAGCTCATAGTTGGAAAAACTCTGACTTTCAATCCCCCTGATGGCCAACAGCAACAATTTGTCGTTGTCGCTTTCACCGATGACTCCGTCACTCTCGATGGTAATCATCCGCTTGCCGGCCAGACGGTTCAATTCGACCTGAAATTAATCAAAATCGAACCAGCCGGGGAGTAA
- a CDS encoding Tex family protein → MSDYTRTIASELGIKTAQADATITLLDNDSTVPFIARYRKEATGNLDEVAITAIRDRLVQLRELDKRREAIIKSLEERDLLTDELKAEVDRAATMAELEDVYLPFRPKRRTRATIARERGLEPLAELLFEQEPFDITVEASKYINPGNEISSVEEALAGARDIIAEWINEDTDTRARMRDLFERKATIRSTVIKGLEEDGAKFSDYFDWEEPVRSAPSHRVLAMRRGEAESVLSLKIGPESEEALAILERMFIDGSSDASNQVHEACADSYKRLLGPAMETEIRAEMKKNADKEAIRVFAENLRELLMSPPLGRRNILAVDPGFRTGCKVVCLDKQGKLLHNITIYPHGSEAARNEAARDIKALVQRFKTNVIAVGNGTAGRETIAFLKEIDLGEHVQVETVNESGASIYSASEVAREEFPNHDVTVRGAVSIGRRLMDPLAELVKIDPKSIGVGQYQHDVDQSSLRQGLDDTVMSCVNAVGVEANTASKQLLTYVSGLGPTLAERIVAYRDENGPFKSRVGLKKVPRLGPKAFEQAAGFLRIHDARNPLDRSAVHPESYPVVEKMAGDLGCTVLQLMENEELRKKIRLEDYITDKVGIPTLLDIMEELSKPGRDPRDKYEPFSFDDSVNSIEDLKVGMSLPGIVTNVTAFGAFVDVGVHQDGLVHISELADRFVKDPAEVVKVHQRVQVTVLDVDIERHRIALSMRTK, encoded by the coding sequence ATGTCCGACTACACTCGTACCATAGCCTCCGAATTGGGCATCAAGACTGCTCAGGCAGATGCGACAATAACCCTTCTTGATAACGATTCCACGGTACCGTTCATTGCCCGTTATCGCAAGGAAGCAACCGGCAATCTGGATGAAGTCGCCATCACAGCTATCAGGGATCGCCTGGTTCAATTACGCGAACTCGATAAACGCCGGGAAGCGATCATCAAGTCACTTGAAGAACGTGACTTGCTCACCGATGAATTAAAGGCTGAAGTCGACCGGGCTGCTACCATGGCTGAGCTTGAGGATGTCTACCTCCCCTTCCGGCCAAAACGACGTACGCGCGCCACAATAGCCCGGGAACGTGGTCTGGAGCCGCTGGCGGAATTGCTTTTCGAGCAGGAACCGTTTGATATCACGGTTGAAGCATCAAAATACATCAATCCCGGGAATGAAATTTCTTCAGTAGAAGAAGCTCTCGCCGGAGCCCGCGATATCATCGCTGAATGGATCAACGAGGACACCGACACTCGCGCTCGCATGCGTGATTTGTTTGAGCGCAAAGCCACAATCAGATCGACCGTGATTAAGGGCTTGGAAGAAGACGGCGCTAAGTTCTCTGATTATTTCGACTGGGAGGAGCCGGTTCGATCGGCGCCGTCGCATCGTGTTCTGGCTATGCGTCGAGGTGAAGCAGAATCGGTTCTGAGTCTCAAGATCGGCCCCGAATCGGAAGAAGCATTGGCCATTCTGGAAAGGATGTTTATCGACGGCAGCAGTGATGCCTCCAATCAAGTTCACGAGGCGTGCGCCGACAGCTACAAGCGTTTGCTCGGTCCGGCTATGGAAACCGAGATTCGGGCCGAGATGAAAAAGAACGCCGATAAAGAAGCCATTCGAGTTTTTGCCGAAAATCTCCGTGAATTGCTTATGTCTCCCCCGCTCGGACGACGCAACATTCTGGCCGTAGATCCGGGCTTCCGGACCGGTTGCAAAGTGGTCTGTCTGGACAAACAGGGTAAACTCCTGCACAACATTACTATCTATCCCCATGGTTCGGAAGCAGCTCGAAATGAAGCCGCTCGCGATATCAAAGCGCTTGTGCAGCGGTTCAAGACCAACGTCATCGCTGTCGGAAACGGCACCGCCGGTCGCGAAACAATTGCTTTCCTGAAAGAGATAGATCTTGGTGAGCATGTCCAGGTCGAAACAGTCAACGAATCAGGAGCTTCAATCTATTCGGCTTCGGAAGTTGCCCGTGAGGAATTTCCGAATCATGACGTAACGGTGCGTGGAGCCGTTTCGATCGGCCGTCGCTTGATGGATCCTTTGGCGGAACTGGTAAAAATCGACCCTAAATCTATCGGTGTCGGACAGTACCAGCATGATGTCGATCAATCCTCGCTGCGGCAAGGGCTCGATGACACCGTCATGAGTTGTGTCAACGCCGTCGGTGTCGAGGCAAACACCGCTTCCAAACAACTCCTCACCTATGTATCAGGGCTAGGTCCGACGCTGGCCGAGAGAATTGTCGCCTATCGCGACGAGAACGGTCCGTTCAAATCACGAGTCGGCCTGAAAAAAGTACCCCGCCTCGGTCCCAAGGCTTTCGAGCAGGCGGCCGGATTTCTACGTATTCATGACGCCCGCAATCCTCTCGACCGTTCCGCCGTCCACCCCGAAAGCTATCCGGTCGTCGAGAAAATGGCTGGTGATTTAGGCTGCACCGTATTGCAACTCATGGAGAACGAAGAACTTCGTAAGAAAATTCGTCTCGAAGATTATATCACCGATAAGGTCGGTATTCCCACGCTTCTCGATATCATGGAGGAACTGTCCAAACCGGGCAGAGATCCCCGCGATAAATATGAACCATTTTCATTCGATGACTCGGTCAACAGCATTGAGGATCTAAAAGTCGGGATGTCTCTTCCCGGCATCGTCACCAACGTGACTGCCTTCGGAGCGTTTGTCGATGTCGGAGTTCATCAGGATGGTCTCGTACACATTAGCGAATTAGCCGACCGGTTCGTCAAAGATCCCGCCGAAGTCGTGAAGGTTCATCAGCGAGTACAGGTGACGGTGCTGGACGTGGATATCGAACGACACCGGATTGCCCTGTCAATGCGAACTAAATAA